The genomic interval CACTACACCTGGAGAGAAACTACATCCGCTCGCTCCCCGAGGGAGCTTTCAGGCAAGGAAGATAACAGTTGTGTTTTAATAGGATTTTTTATCCACCCTGCTCCGTTATTGTCTTTTATTAATTCATTAATTCGTTCATTACAATTCAAATCTGGCTCCCAGTTCGTCTTTAGTTCTGGGTAATTATGATGTTTCTGACACTTCCTCATACTATATACCTTCAGGGAGCTGACCCACCTGAGGGAGCTGTATCTCTCCCACAACCACATCGACACCCTCTCCTCCGGGGCCCTGCGACACCTGAGCTCAGAGCTCCGTCTCCTGGACCTCTCCCACAACCTGTTACGCCAGGCCAGCCGGGACGAGTTTGGTTCCACGCGGGCCAAGACGCGCCTCTACAACAACCCGTGGCACTGCGACTGTACCCTGCAGGAGCTGATGGAGACGTTAAATCTAGAGCCGGAGACGGTCAACGGGATCGTGTGTGAGAGCTCTGTGAGGAGCGCCGGGGAGGGGAGTCGCTGGGAGGATCCAGGAGGGACAGCGGAGCACTCCGGTCAACCCCTGGTTAAGCTGCTTAACTCTGGGGTGAACTTCTGTAGTCTCCAGAGGAAGACAACGGATGTAGCCATGCTGGTGACCATGTTCGTGTGGTTCTTCATGGTCATTGTTTATGTGGTCTACTACGTGAGACAGAACCAGGCTGAGACCAGAAGACATCTGGAGTATCTGAAGAGTTTGCCCAGTCCGAGGAAAACACTCACGGAGACAGACACGATAAGCACTGGTCTCTGAACTATTTATTTATTGCCCTCATTTAACAAGGTAAGTTATTGAGAACACATTATTTTTAACAAAAACAACCCGACCAAGAGAAGGCCCAAGAGAAGGCCTAAGACGAGGCCCAAGAGAAGGCCTAAGACAAGGCCCAAGAGAAGGCCTAAGACGAGGCCCAAGAGAAGGCCTAAGACGAGGCCCAAGAGAAGGCCTAAGAGAAGGCCCAAGAGAAGGTCCAAGATAAGGCCTAAGAGACTGCCTAAGAGAAGGCCTAAGAGAAGTCCCAAGAGAAATCCCAAGAGAAGTCCCGACATAAGGCCTAAGAGACTGCCTAAGAGAAGGCCTAAGAGAAGTCCCAAGAGAAATCCCAAGAGAAGTCCCGACATAAGGCCTAAGAGAAGGCCCAAGAGAAGGTCCTAGATAAGGCCTAAGAGACTGCCTAAGAGAAGGCCCAACAGAAGGCCTAAGAGAAGGCCTAAGAGAAGGCATAAGAGAAGGCCTAAGAGAAGGCCTAAGAGAAGGCCAAAGAGAAGGCCTAAGAGACAGCCCAAGAGAAGGCTCAACATAAGGCCTATGAGAAGGCCTAAGAGACTGCCTAAGTGAAGGCCTAAGAGAAGTCCCAAGAGAAGGCCCAAGAGAAGGCCTAAGAGAAGGCTCAACAGAAGGCCCAAGAGACTGCCTAAGAGAAGGCCCAACACAAGGCCCAAGAGAAGGCCCAAGAGAAAGCCTACGGGAAGGCCCAACAGAAGGCCTAAGAGAAGGCCAAAGAGAAGGCCTAAGAGACAGCCCAAGAGAAGGCTCGACATAAGGCCTATGAGAAGGCCTAAGAGACTGCCTAAGAGAAGGCCCAAGAGAAGGCCCAACATAAGGCCTAAGAGAAGGCCCAAGAGAAGGCCTAAGAGAAGGCTCAACAGAAGGCCTAAAGAAAGCCCAACATAAGGCCTAAGAGAAGGCTCAACATAAGGCCTATGAGAAGTCATAAGAGACAGCTCAAGAGACGGCCCAAGAGAAGGCCCAAGAGAAGGCCCAAGAGAAGGCCCAAGAGAAGGCGCAAGAGAAGGCGCAAGAGAAAGCCCAAGAGAAAGCCCAAGAGAAGGCGTAAGAGAAAGCCCAAGAGAAGACGCAAGAGAAGGCCCAAGAGAAGGCCCAAGAGAAGGCCCAAGAGAAGGCGTAAGAGAAGGCGTAAGAGAAGGCGTAAGAGAAGGCCCAAGAGACTGCATTCGGTTGCAACAATTTAGGGCTTCTGTCGGTGGAGAAATTCTGCTTCTGTCTCTGTATTGGATTGGAGATGGTTGTACTTACAATTGTTAATATAAAATGGACTCTCTAGAACAACTCTGACTTGAATGAAATAATTACAACATCTTATTTCTGTAACTACTGTCTCACTGAacccaaaaatataaacgcaacatccaACAATGTTTAACATTtcacagttcatagaaggaaatcagtcaatttcaaGAAATAAATTagcccctaatctatggatttcacatgactggtggGGACAGATACCGTAAAAAAAAgttaggggcatggatcagaaaacctgtcagtatctggtgcgaccaccatttgcctcatgcagcatgacataTCTCCTTCCTATAGAGTTGATTAGGCTGATGATTGTGACCTGTAGATTGTCGTCCTACTCCTCTTCTATGTCtgtacgaagttgctggatattggcgggaactggaacacgctgttgtacatgttgatccagagcatcccaaacgtgatcaatgggtgacatgtcagctgagtatacaggccatggaagaactgggacattttcagcttccaggaattgtgtacagatccttgagacatggggccgtgcattatcatgctgaaccatgaggtgatggcggcggatgaatggcactacAATGTTATTattatgcctacccataccataccgccaccatggggcactctgttcacaatgttgttatcagcaaactgctcgcccacaggACGCCATACAAGTTGTCTGCCATCTACCCGGTACAGATGAAAgcaggattcatccatgaagagaacacttctccagcgtgccagtgaccatcgaaggtgagcattttcccactgaagtcggttacgactcCAAAACTGCAGTcatgtcaagaccctggtgaaaaTGACAAGCGTGCGGATGAGCTTCCCTGAAACGGTttatgacagtttgtgcagaaattctttagtTGTCTTAGAAGATTTCCCAGGTGaagaagctttttgtgcgtatggaaataagcttttgtgcgaatggaacatttctgggatcttttatttcacatcatgaaacatgggaccaacacttcacatgtcacgtttctatttttgttcagtatactttccAATActtgaaatatatttttcatttattttttacaaattacaAAAAAACACAGCTTTAACAGTGTCCAAATGGAGAGAAAGACACAAAGAAGAAAGAAGGAGCGAAATAGCGAATCGATTAAAAAAatgtcaatatttattggcaTCTTTCATCGTCAAATACTGGTGGCATTCATATTCCGTTAGACtgttaacagggaaaacagaccTTGCCCTAATTAATTTTGAACGGCAGATAGCAGATCCTTACAAACCAGAAGCCTAATCAGAGGGTCTGTTGGTACTCTATCCATCAGGTTCGAAGGGTATGTGATGTTGATTCATATTCTGGATCATTAGAACTAGCTATTCTACTCCAGGCTTTGAAGGGCAGTGAAGGCCGTTTTAACCCTCAAGCTACAAGGTCACTGAGTCTCAACCAGCTAGTCATCTATATTCTCAATCCCCACAACATTGGTTACTTTGTGCTGTTCTAAATTTACCCTGGCTCTACGAAGTGGGTGGCAAATCAGTTTCTGGTCATCAAGTACGCAGCAAGCAATGATTTCTAAATTGGCCGAGTGGGAGAGAGTAGAGTATGACGGCAGGGTATCAGCTGGCTCGGAAGCAGAGAGTAGAGTATGACTGCAGGGTATCAGCTGTCTCGGAAGCAGAAAAATTAAATTAAGACCCGATTTAGAGTGGTTTAATAATTAACATGATCTTTGTCAAAAATTATCAGACGAATGAAACAAAAATGGTTTTTCAGAACATCTCGTTTTCTGTGGATCCTACATTGTAAAGGGACACTTTGTGATTTTGACTTTGTCTACTACCCcaaagtcagatgaactcgtggataccattatTATCTCTGTGTgaagtttgaaggaagttgattAACTAGTGCTAGTGtaaatgctaactagcgttagcgcaatgactggaagcctatgggtatctgctagcatgctaatagatacccatagacttccagtcattgctagtagatacccatagacttccagtcattgcgctaacgttagctagcattgGCTCActaaactacctctaacttccttcatactggatgaaGAGACtgaaaaatggtatccacaagttcaatTGACTCTGTGGAAgtcaagggcctcattgccaaatcctgaagtatcctttTAAAGTAATGGTCCCATATTTTTCTCCTGGAATTTCGAATTGTGACTGAAGTGAGTTTACGAGACAGTTGTCTTTGTGCACAGCGAGAGCAGGCCAATGTGACATGTGATGTAATAAGGCAAGTTTTTAGCCTCTCAAAGTTAGACATTCCTGTACCATATTGTTGTTATAGCGATCAGAATAGGATGTTAAGTGTGTCATGAACAAACTTAAGTACATGTTCACCAGCCCATCTGTAATGAGTTTCCTGTGAATATCAAAACATGATcgatatttctgtattccatttGTCTCAGACACTGTGTTTGTCTCAGACAACATGTTTATTGCGAAACCCTATATTACTTTGTATTGCATGTGTGTATCGCTGTGGTGTTCAGAGTTCCATTCTAGTACAGGTTGTGGTGTTCATTGTTCCATTGTAGTACAGGTTCTGGTG from Salvelinus fontinalis isolate EN_2023a chromosome 18, ASM2944872v1, whole genome shotgun sequence carries:
- the LOC129816055 gene encoding protein TonB-like translates to PKRSPKRRPKRRPKRRLNRRPKRLPKRRPNTRPKRRPKRKPTGRPNRRPKRRPKRRPKRQPKRRLDIRPMRRPKRLPKRRPKRRPNIRPKRRPKRRPKRRLNRRPKETQETAQEKAQEKAQEKAQEKAQEKAQEKAQEKAQEKA
- the LOC129815732 gene encoding leucine-rich repeat-containing protein 3-like; this encodes MLQAQLALSSPSASGVGLRLWCPSGRTGCHGGAPGRGIEITRREGSQGKWMGTGEWKERGLEPSLGKRLGPSLGRGLQREFGSWLFTLPFLLLLLLPPVFPQCPDSCHCVWESSMVLCTDAGLREFPQGLPPDTVTLHLERNYIRSLPEGAFRELTHLRELYLSHNHIDTLSSGALRHLSSELRLLDLSHNLLRQASRDEFGSTRAKTRLYNNPWHCDCTLQELMETLNLEPETVNGIVCESSVRSAGEGSRWEDPGGTAEHSGQPLVKLLNSGVNFCSLQRKTTDVAMLVTMFVWFFMVIVYVVYYVRQNQAETRRHLEYLKSLPSPRKTLTETDTISTGL